From a region of the Helicoverpa armigera isolate CAAS_96S chromosome 14, ASM3070526v1, whole genome shotgun sequence genome:
- the LOC135117766 gene encoding uncharacterized protein LOC135117766, translating into MKVIAALLLLCQHGSTESEILPVIHSPGLYFDPTTNIFFYNDFWKIVTHVDVNSIEPHLNEIDKLIVKSSLLCSKIEPGEYSNCKDIFNSIEVLLETNYVKAHSLSHIISKDAANRFKRALEFGGEILKFFFGTLDAEDARNYDAAIDACEKNDNEIFRLMKDNIHIVKSSINSFNSTITKLNQNEVKLNSQINKLNQVLSLVTTNNDKVLLLTKLNNLVNIIEGSLLTISNFLDTIVNAILFSKANILHPSILSPSKLFHELSLRSSSINNKLDFPVPLTLDNIHTIIDVSKLISYYYNNRIFFILQIPLIYPIKYEVYKIIPLPTPHDNTNPNTFALITPSKSYIALTDDRLHYSLFNNLQQCSNVNNEHMICPLVSVYSSITNPCCETKLLTEVNLSLPSECNSKFIYGDVDMWQTLNNNKWIYVQSKLNKLTVQCDKSDMKDYPIIGTGILKLTDDCVAFSKTIRLEPSVSTNFVITAQLKVDFDITQDDCCKKDIFNKSIPLLSPLSLSNINLDSLKYSYSQLDNLENELNKINNESHFVKYSGYYSSLTIACIILIFLFILYKIYVKCLSRSNNRQNSCCIQIFNQCNTQRVLKNETKCHNSIELTEISESNGSTQSIPDNLSKRNLNYS; encoded by the exons atgaaggtgataGCCGCACTGCT aCTTTTATGTCAGCATGGCTCTACTGAGTCGGAGATTTTACCAGTCATACACAGCCCTGGCTTGTACTTTGACCCAACAACCAACATATTCTTCTACAACGATTTTTGGAAAATAGTCACGCACGTCGACGTTAACTCTATTGAGCCACATCTTAACGAAATTGACAAGCTTATTGTGAAGTCATCATTACTATGTAGTAAAATAGAACCTGGAGAATATTCCAattgtaaagatatttttaattctatcgAAGTTCTTTTAGAAACGAATTATGTAAAAGCACACTCGCTATCTCATATAATCTCTAAAGATGCTGCAAACCGGTTTAAAAGAGCTTTAGAATTTGGAGgagaaatattaaagtttttctttGGAACATTAGATGCAGAAGATGCGCGCAATTATGACGCTGCTATTGACGCATGCGAGAAAAATGATAACGAGATATTTCGTCTCATGAAAGATAATATCCACATAGTTAAATCATCAATCAATTCATTTAATTCTACAATTACCAAATTGAATCAAAATGAGGTTAAATTAAACTCTCAAATAAACAAGCTTAATCAGGTACTTTCCTTGGTAACTACAAATAATGATAAGGTCTTACTATTAACCAAACTTAATAATCTTGTGAATATTATAGAAGGTTCCTTACTTACTATATCTAACTTCCTAGACACTATTGttaatgctattttattttctaaagctaACATCTTACATCCCTCCATATTATCGCCTAGTAAACTATTCCACGAGCTAAGCCTAAGAAGTAGTTCTATTAATAATAAACTGGATTTTCCTGTACCGTTAACGCTTGATAATATACACACTATTATAGATGTATCTAAACTAATTTCTTACTATTATAACaacagaatatttttcatattacaaATACCTCTCATATACCCTATCAAATACGAAGTCTATAAAATCATTCCACTACCAACCCCACACGATAATACTAACCCTAATACCTTCGCCTTAATAACTCCTTCAAAATCATACATCGCCTTAACAGATGATAGATTACATTACAgcttatttaataatttgcaaCAATGCTCAAATGTAAACAATGAACATATGATTTGTCCACTCGTAAGTGTTTATTCTAGTATTACAAATCCGTGTTGTGAAACCAAACTCCTGACTGAAGTGAACCTGTCGTTGCCTAGTGAGTGCAATTCTAAATTTATATACGGAGACGTAGACATGTGGCAAACGTTAAACAATAACAAGTGGATCTATGTGCAATCTAAGTTAAATAAGTTAACAGtgcagtgcgataagagtgacATGAAAGACTACCCGATTATCGGAACGGGTATCCTAAAACTTACGGATGATTGTGTAGCATTTTCTAAAACAATTAGGCTAGAACCGTCTGTATCAACAAACTTTGTAATTACCGCTCAACTAAAAGTCGATTTTGATATCACCCAAGATGATTGTTGTAAAAAGGATATTTTCAATAAGTCAATACCTCTGTTATCTCCTTTATCTTTAAGCAACATTAATCTCGATTCATTGAAATATTCCTACAGTCAATTAGATAATTTGGAAAAtgaacttaacaaaataaacaacgaaTCTCACTTTGTCAAGTATAGCGGCTATTATTCATCCCTTACTATTGCTTGTATTATtcttatattcttatttatcttgtataaaatctatgtaaaatgtttatcaaGATCAAACAATCGCCAAAATTCCTGTTGTATCCAAATTTTTAATCAATGCAATACCCAAAGGGTGCTGAAAAATGAAACCAAATGTCATAACTCTATTGAATTGACAGAAATTTCAGAAAGCAACGGTTCTACTCAATCCATACCAGATAATTTGTCCAAACGTAATCTTAATTATTCTTAA